One window of the Strix uralensis isolate ZFMK-TIS-50842 chromosome 3, bStrUra1, whole genome shotgun sequence genome contains the following:
- the CEP68 gene encoding centrosomal protein of 68 kDa translates to MAVDVGKSPAEASLSGRAEGDGRWDCADVETDYPELADSLRRLLGAEEAKPCPQGMESVATSRHGHLVTGVTQGGSRYRQEASSASASRFPRARTSLSETETLIYRAADGSDVPRHVSHRFLSSEEQQVKASGCWEPASSPPSRRSSAGESILAGSCHDARTSRRSQRLGPQSPFSSTPKLLRPQTPPSPESAQRSRSASSFSALSSEENGLSEEPSRSLPASVDVPSPAATAAGDLCCRWGAAEGRAPRPPKPFGPLLDNRPTAERIRGMSSYQADYWACAIPDSLPPSPDRHSPHWNPNKEYEDLLDYAYPLKPRYKLGKMPEPFLHDSGIGLDSFSASPEGTSRSTSIYGRGGQARGSGENGRWGFVASAERFSTPTPGKRGCSGAGSSYEPSAAAKTSFTKSTSSCPSRGFAKDVMKDSAGPGSFWHPAADGRSWCTRGSPFPNYKGQAKSTNNRFLPTTQVLPLRQEWESDEEFLSLPPRLRELERLAQFLTDLSLTIRMPRHNDRDLPRHSDSRQPLSSVLAPFREAGGRDERGNIEDCAGLQHPCSSRKPSWGNTESCGQIHRDPLWRLHLPTGLRDTLDGTYLHEPRVKGHPKKSQQSESLAQCIKMFCCQLEELIRWLYNVADITDSWVPPSPDTESVKASLHRCLEFRKDVADHRSLTESVLERGEALLDCMASNSPALKDTLGLIAKQSEELETHAEHLYESVLAAVGPVQGKDGMEDEGVQQTAAQWVLPLSDLGFVSQSRDG, encoded by the exons ATGGCCGTGGATGTGGGGAAATCACCTGCTGAAGCCTCGCTGAGCGGGAGGGCTGAGGGCGATGGTAGGTGGGACTGCGCAGACGTGGAGACGGACTACCCAGAGCTGGCTGACAGCCTGCGCCGGCTTTTAGGGGCAGAGGAAGCCAAGCCCTGCCCGCAAGGGATGGAGAGCGTGGCAACGAGCAGACATGGTCACCTGGTCACTGGTGTTACCCAGGGAGGCTCGAGGTACCGCCAAGAAGCGTCTTCAGCATCTGCATCCAGATTTCCCAGAGCAAGAACAAGCCTCTCGGAGACAGAGACATTAATTTATAGAGCCGCTGACGGCAGTGATGTGCCTCGTCACGTCAGCCACCGGTTCCTCTCCTCAGAAGAGCAGCAG GTGAAGGCATCGGGCTGTTGGGAGCCAGCGTCCAGCCCTCCCAGCCGGCGCAGCTCTGCCGGGGAGAGCATCCTTGCTGGCAGCTGCCACGATGCCCGCACCAGCCGGCGGAGCCAAAGGCTGGGACCTCAATCCCCATTTTCCTCCACCCCCAAGCTCCTGCGACCCCAAACCCCGCCCAGCCCCGAGAGCGCCCAGCGGAGCCGCTCCGCATCGAGCTTCTCCGCTCTGTCTTCAGAAGAAAACGGCCTCTCTGAAGAGCCGTCCCGCAGCTTGCCAGCCAGCGTGGACGTGCCTTCTCCCGCGGCCACGGCCGCCGGGGACCTGTGCTGTCGGTGGGGTGCGGCGGAAGGCAGGGCACCGCGACCACCCAAGCCCTTCGGTCCTCTGCTTGACAACCGCCCAACCGCGGAGCGCATCAGAGGGATGTCATCCTACCAAGCTGATTACTGGGCCTGTGCCATCCCGGATTCGTTACCCCCGTCTCCGGACCGTCACTCGCCCCACTGGAACCCCAATAAGGAATACGAGGACTTGCTGGATTATGCTTACCCACTGAAGCCAAGATACAAGCTGGGAAAGATGCCGGAGCCTTTCCTCCATGACTCAGGAATAGGTTTGGACAGCTTTTCTGCTTCCCCTGAGGGCACGTCGAGGTCCACCAGCATCTACGGCCGAGGTGGGCAGGCTCGGGGAAGCGGAGAAAACGGACGCTGGGGGTTCGTGGCTTCTGCAGAGAGGTTCTCCACCCCAACGCCTGGAAAAAGAGGCTGCTCGGGAGCTGGCTCGTCCTATGAACCTTCAGCTGCTGCAAAAACATCCTTCACAAAGAGTACTTCGTCTTGTCCTTCGAGAGGTTTTGCTAAGGATGTAATGAAGGATTCAGCTGGGCCGGGTTCATTTTGGCACCCTGCTGCAGATGGGAGAAGCTGGTGTACCAGAGGGAGCCCCTTCCCAAACTACAAAGGGCAGGCAAAAAGCACCAATAATAGGTTTTTACCTACAACGCAAGTGCTCCCCCTGAGGCAAGAGTGGGAGAGTGATGAAGaatttctctccctgcctccaaGACTGCGGGAGCTGGAAAGGCTGGCTCAGTTTTTGACTGATCTTTCCTTAACTATAAGGATGCCCAGGCACAATGACCGTGACCTTCCACGTCACAGCGACAGCAGGCAGCCCCTTTCATCTGTGTTGGCTCCTTTCAGGGAAGCAGGTGGCAGGGATGAAAGAGGGAATATTGAGGATTGTGCAGGGCTGCAACACCCCTGCAGCTCTCGAAAACCCAGCTGGGGAAACACTGAATCATGTGGCCAGATCCATAGGGATCCTCTGTGGCGGCTTCATCTACCGACCGGTCTCAGGGACACGTTGGATGGGACGTACCTACATGAACCGCGGGTCAAGGGACATCCGAAGAAGAGCCAGCAGAGCGAGTCCCTTGCCCAGTGCATTAAG ATGTTTTGCTGCCAGCTGGAAGAGCTAATTCGTTGGCTGTACAACGTCGCGGACATCACCGACAGCTGGGTACCACCCTCGCCAGACACCGAGAGCGTGAAGGCATCGCTGCACCGCTGCTTG gAGTTCAGGAAAGACGTGGCTGATCACCGGAGCCTGACGGAGAGCGTGTTGGAGAGGGGAGAAGCTCTCCTCGACTGCATGGCATCGAATTCGCCAG